A region of Lycium barbarum isolate Lr01 chromosome 3, ASM1917538v2, whole genome shotgun sequence DNA encodes the following proteins:
- the LOC132630261 gene encoding actin-depolymerizing factor 1 — protein MANAASGMAVHDDCKLRFLELKAKRSHRFIVFKIEEKQKEVVVEKVGEPTESYEDFAASLPENECRYTVYDFDFVTAENCQKSRIFFIAWSPDTARVRSKMIYASTKERFKRELDGIQVELQATDPTEMGLDVIKSRVN, from the exons ATG GCTAATGCAGCGTCTGGAATGGCTGTGCACGATGACTGCAAGTTAAGGTTCTTGGAACTGAAAGCAAAAAGATCTCATCGCTTTATTGTTTTTAAGATAGAGGAGAAACAAAAAGAGGTTGTGGTTGAAAAGGTTGGTGAGCCAACCGAAAGTTACGAGGATTTCGCTGCGAGTCTTCCTGAAAACGAATGTAGATACACTGTCTACGACTTTGATTTCGTCACCGCTGAGAATTGCCAGAAAAGCAGGATCTTTTTCATTGCATG GTCCCCTGACACAGCAAGGGTGAGAAGCAAGATGATCTATGCCAGTACAAAGGAAAGATTCAAGAGAGAACTTGATGGAATTCAGGTTGAGTTGCAAGCAACCGACCCGACTGAAATGGGACTTGATGTTATTAAGAGCCGTGTCAACTAG